A single Endozoicomonas sp. NE40 DNA region contains:
- the ppnN gene encoding nucleotide 5'-monophosphate nucleosidase PpnN: MTTNHTSVYTITTTVNPVGSMRVLSNREVQKLQDTSKRGLHRLFRQCALAVLNGEHEGDSAEELMALYQNFDIRIIQEQRGLKLKLYNAPADAFVAGKLIRGVRENLFSVLRDILYVSAHITEDPRFDQHSTTDTTHMVFEILRNADAFITKQLPNTVVCWGGHSISREEYEYTKVVGYQLGLRYMNICTGCGPGAMKGPMKGAYIGHAKQRVSRGRFIGLTEPGIIAAESPNPIVNELIILPDIEKRLEAFVRLGHGIIVFPGGPGTCEEILYIIGILLNPANREIPFPLVFTGPASARPYFEQIDRFIGKTLGPEAQSLYQIIIDDPVEVSRTLRAGLEQVTRFRRKQGDAYYFNWLLTIDEQFRKTFEPNHASMSALELSLSLPTHELAANLRKAMSGVVAGNIKEDGVAAIRQHGPFQLSGDAELMNEVDALLQSFVDQYRMKLPGSHYEPCYEIVQ; the protein is encoded by the coding sequence ATGACAACAAACCACACCTCTGTATACACCATCACCACCACGGTCAACCCCGTGGGGAGCATGCGCGTATTATCCAACCGGGAAGTACAGAAACTACAGGACACCAGCAAACGAGGTTTACACCGCCTGTTCCGACAGTGCGCTCTGGCAGTATTGAACGGAGAGCATGAAGGTGACAGCGCCGAAGAGCTGATGGCTCTTTACCAGAATTTTGATATTCGCATTATCCAGGAGCAGCGCGGACTGAAGCTGAAGCTTTATAACGCGCCTGCGGACGCTTTTGTCGCGGGCAAGCTGATCCGGGGCGTACGGGAAAATCTCTTTTCTGTGCTGCGAGACATTCTTTATGTCTCTGCCCATATCACAGAAGACCCCCGCTTTGACCAGCACAGCACCACAGACACTACCCACATGGTGTTTGAAATCCTGCGTAATGCCGATGCCTTTATTACCAAACAGCTGCCTAATACCGTAGTGTGCTGGGGCGGTCACTCCATCAGCCGGGAAGAGTACGAGTATACGAAAGTAGTCGGCTATCAGCTGGGCCTGCGTTATATGAACATCTGCACTGGCTGTGGGCCGGGCGCCATGAAAGGCCCGATGAAAGGGGCTTATATTGGTCATGCCAAACAGCGGGTCAGCCGGGGGCGTTTTATTGGTCTAACCGAGCCCGGCATCATTGCAGCCGAGTCACCCAACCCGATTGTTAACGAGCTGATCATCCTTCCAGATATAGAAAAACGTCTGGAAGCTTTCGTACGACTGGGGCATGGTATTATTGTGTTTCCCGGTGGCCCCGGCACCTGCGAGGAAATCCTCTATATCATTGGCATACTGCTTAACCCTGCCAACAGGGAGATACCCTTCCCTCTGGTATTTACCGGCCCGGCATCGGCCAGACCTTATTTTGAACAGATCGACCGTTTTATTGGTAAAACCCTGGGGCCGGAAGCTCAGTCGCTTTACCAGATCATTATTGATGACCCTGTGGAAGTGTCACGAACCTTGCGTGCCGGCCTTGAACAGGTCACCCGTTTCCGCCGCAAACAGGGCGATGCCTATTACTTTAACTGGCTACTGACCATTGACGAACAGTTCCGGAAAACCTTTGAGCCCAACCATGCCAGCATGTCCGCCCTGGAACTTAGCCTGTCCCTGCCCACACACGAACTGGCCGCCAACCTGCGTAAGGCCATGTCGGGGGTGGTGGCAGGAAACATCAAGGAAGACGGCGTGGCTGCCATACGCCAGCACGGACCTTTTCAACTCAGTGGCGATGCAGAGCTAATGAATGAAGTTGACGCCCTGCTCCAGTCATTTGTTGACCAGTACCGTATGAAACTGCCCGGCAGCCATTATGAGCCCTGCTACGAAATCGTTCAGTAG
- a CDS encoding aminoacyl-tRNA deacylase, translating to MPVQKVADFLAAHRVPYRTQRHTPAFTAQEVAEQAHISGHRVAKTVVVKLDGKMALCVLPATERVNFSMLRHVAGSHTAELATEEEFASHFPTCEPGAMPPFGNLYGLPVYAMETLKSGRTLAFNSGDASELLVIDWEDFDELVHPVVLTDRQKAAIA from the coding sequence ATGCCGGTTCAGAAAGTGGCTGATTTTTTAGCTGCTCACCGTGTACCTTACAGGACTCAGCGGCATACACCCGCCTTTACAGCCCAGGAAGTTGCAGAGCAGGCTCATATCAGTGGTCACAGGGTGGCAAAAACCGTCGTCGTCAAACTGGATGGTAAAATGGCGCTCTGTGTTTTACCCGCCACAGAACGAGTAAATTTCAGTATGCTGCGCCATGTCGCAGGCAGTCATACGGCAGAACTGGCCACGGAGGAGGAGTTTGCCAGCCATTTCCCGACCTGTGAACCGGGGGCGATGCCGCCTTTTGGCAATCTGTATGGTTTGCCGGTTTATGCCATGGAGACCCTTAAGTCAGGTCGAACCCTGGCTTTTAACAGTGGTGACGCTTCTGAACTGCTGGTGATTGACTGGGAGGACTTTGATGAGCTGGTACATCCCGTGGTATTGACTGACCGGCAGAAGGCAGCGATCGCTTGA
- the yfcD gene encoding NUDIX hydrolase YfcD, whose translation MSDNHANTSQSTEIRNQSSVEESVIVVDEHNHITGAVSRQQMRREKLCHRATYVFVFDSEGRVCVQERTMTKDLYPGFFDPATGGVVAEGEEYDEAAYRELEEELGISGVPLTAHCHFYFHNDDCRVWGKVYSCQYDGELTLQEDEVAAVVREKPEHILSNRFHRNYTPDSLTALERLMSLQSVEG comes from the coding sequence ATGTCTGATAATCATGCAAATACTTCCCAGTCCACCGAAATCCGCAACCAGTCATCCGTAGAAGAAAGTGTGATCGTGGTTGATGAACATAATCATATTACAGGCGCAGTCAGTCGCCAGCAGATGCGCAGGGAAAAACTTTGCCACCGGGCAACTTATGTGTTCGTTTTTGACTCTGAAGGACGTGTGTGCGTACAGGAACGTACGATGACCAAGGACCTTTACCCCGGTTTTTTTGATCCTGCTACTGGCGGTGTCGTCGCTGAAGGTGAAGAGTATGACGAAGCCGCTTATCGAGAGCTGGAAGAAGAACTGGGGATCTCCGGTGTGCCATTGACCGCGCACTGTCATTTTTACTTTCACAACGACGACTGTCGGGTATGGGGGAAGGTCTACAGCTGCCAGTACGATGGTGAGCTGACCCTGCAGGAAGATGAGGTGGCTGCGGTTGTCAGGGAAAAGCCGGAACATATTTTGTCCAATCGCTTTCACAGGAACTACACGCCAGACAGTTTAACGGCTCTGGAGCGGCTTATGAGCCTGCAGTCAGTGGAAGGCTGA
- a CDS encoding riboflavin synthase subunit alpha, whose translation MFTGIVKGVFPVSAITKKEQFATLSVALPPELLSGVETGASIAINGTCLTVTGFSESEVTFDAMQETLRVTNLGELEPGTLVNIERAARFGDEIGGHLLSGHIHDTVVVDKVINTPDNTTVFFRFDARWSDYILPKGYIALNGSSLTIGEKVKDNRFCVHLIPETLKLTTFGNCQVGDRVNLEIDSQTQAVVNTVKSYLKKAI comes from the coding sequence ATGTTTACCGGTATCGTCAAAGGTGTGTTTCCTGTCAGCGCTATTACGAAGAAAGAGCAGTTTGCAACCCTGTCGGTGGCTTTGCCACCAGAGCTTCTGAGTGGTGTTGAAACCGGGGCCAGTATTGCGATTAATGGCACCTGTCTGACAGTAACGGGGTTCAGTGAATCCGAAGTTACCTTTGATGCCATGCAGGAGACACTGCGGGTCACAAACCTGGGAGAACTTGAGCCGGGAACGCTGGTGAATATCGAAAGGGCTGCCCGCTTTGGTGATGAAATCGGCGGCCACCTGTTATCCGGGCATATTCACGATACCGTGGTGGTTGACAAGGTGATTAACACCCCTGACAACACGACCGTGTTTTTCCGGTTTGATGCCCGCTGGTCCGATTATATTCTACCCAAGGGTTATATTGCCCTTAACGGTTCCAGCCTGACCATTGGCGAGAAAGTAAAAGACAATCGTTTTTGTGTCCATCTGATTCCGGAAACCCTGAAACTCACCACGTTTGGTAACTGTCAGGTTGGGGACAGGGTGAACCTTGAAATCGACAGCCAGACGCAGGCTGTCGTCAATACCGTTAAAAGCTATTTGAAAAAGGCTATCTGA
- the lon gene encoding endopeptidase La yields MTDQESIDPEVISADEQDIETGTTLVLPEHALPDKLYLIPVSNRPFFPAQVQPLVFSSEDWEETLQRVSQSPHKVVGLSYVAGMPGDSTKVDPEDFPEVGCTVKIHNVVGEGDQIQFIALGMQRFRIKQWLRRRPPYLVQVEYPENIQDDSDEIKAYALALIQAIKELIPLNPLYSEELKNYLNRFSPKDPSPLADFAAAITTAPGQELQDVLETLKVQRRMEKVLVLIRKEQEVARLQGEINAEVNRKISKHQREFFLREQLKVIQKELGISKDDRTAEIEEFESRLKTLEVPETARKKIDDELKKLSILEVGSPEYAICRNYLDWATSVPWGRYSEDNLDLDFARKVLDEDHDGLEDVKDRIIEFLAVGAFKKEISGSIMLLVGPPGVGKTSIGRSVAKSLGRKFYRFSLGGMQDEAEIKGHRRTYVGALPGKLVQALKEVDVANPVIMLDEIDKIGASYRGDPASALLEVLDPEQNSEFLDHYLDMRIDLSKVLFVSTANQLDTIPGPLLDRMDTIRLSGYITEEKLAIARNHLWPKLLKNAGLKKAQLKISDATLKVLIEGYAREAGVRHLEKLLQKIIRKAVVVLLKGKQKSLSVTIKSLEEYLGAPYFRKEKAIDGIGVVTGLAWTSMGGATLPVEAGLVHRQRAGFKLTGKLGDVMKESAEIAYSYVSSQTSQFGADEKFFEKAFIHLHVPEGATPKDGPSAGVTMATALISLAQGKKPRSVAMTGELTLTGRVLAVGGIREKVIAARRQGISELILPEENRRDYDELPDYIRSGMNVHFASVYNDVYQLMFARKAARKTTKKKNRS; encoded by the coding sequence ATGACAGACCAGGAATCTATCGATCCAGAAGTTATTTCTGCTGATGAGCAGGATATAGAAACAGGCACCACACTGGTTCTTCCTGAACACGCACTTCCAGACAAACTTTACCTGATACCTGTATCCAACCGTCCATTCTTCCCGGCACAGGTTCAGCCACTGGTATTCAGTTCCGAAGACTGGGAAGAAACTCTGCAACGGGTCAGCCAGAGCCCCCATAAAGTGGTTGGCCTGAGCTATGTAGCAGGTATGCCGGGCGACAGCACGAAGGTTGATCCGGAAGACTTTCCAGAGGTTGGCTGTACCGTCAAAATTCATAATGTAGTGGGTGAAGGTGACCAGATCCAGTTTATTGCCCTGGGCATGCAGCGTTTCCGTATCAAGCAATGGTTACGCAGACGCCCTCCTTATCTGGTTCAGGTGGAATATCCAGAAAACATTCAGGACGACAGCGACGAAATCAAAGCCTATGCCCTGGCCTTGATTCAGGCTATTAAGGAATTGATTCCGCTGAACCCGCTCTACAGCGAAGAACTGAAAAATTATCTGAACCGCTTTAGCCCCAAAGACCCCTCCCCGCTGGCCGACTTCGCCGCAGCTATCACCACCGCCCCCGGTCAGGAACTGCAGGATGTTCTGGAAACCCTGAAAGTCCAGCGGCGCATGGAAAAAGTGCTGGTTCTGATCCGTAAAGAGCAGGAAGTGGCAAGACTGCAGGGTGAGATTAATGCTGAAGTCAATCGTAAGATCAGCAAACACCAGCGAGAGTTCTTCCTCCGTGAGCAGCTCAAAGTTATTCAGAAAGAGCTGGGCATCTCCAAGGATGACCGTACCGCTGAGATAGAAGAGTTCGAGTCCCGTCTTAAAACGCTTGAAGTGCCTGAAACCGCCCGTAAAAAAATTGACGACGAGCTGAAGAAGCTATCCATTCTGGAAGTCGGTTCACCGGAGTACGCTATCTGTCGCAACTATCTGGACTGGGCGACTTCTGTTCCCTGGGGACGTTATTCTGAGGACAACCTTGACCTGGACTTTGCCCGCAAGGTGCTCGACGAAGACCATGACGGGCTGGAAGACGTCAAGGATCGAATTATTGAATTCCTGGCTGTCGGAGCATTCAAGAAAGAAATTTCCGGCTCCATCATGTTGCTGGTTGGCCCACCCGGAGTGGGCAAAACATCCATTGGTCGCTCGGTCGCAAAATCTCTGGGCCGCAAGTTCTACCGTTTCAGCCTTGGGGGCATGCAGGACGAAGCAGAAATAAAAGGCCACCGTCGTACCTACGTTGGTGCCCTGCCGGGCAAACTGGTTCAGGCGCTAAAAGAGGTTGATGTTGCCAACCCGGTCATTATGCTGGATGAAATTGACAAAATCGGTGCCTCCTACCGGGGTGACCCAGCCTCCGCACTGTTGGAGGTTCTGGACCCGGAACAGAACAGTGAATTCCTGGATCATTACCTGGATATGCGCATTGATCTGTCCAAAGTACTGTTTGTCAGCACTGCCAACCAGCTCGACACCATTCCCGGGCCACTGCTCGACCGTATGGACACCATCAGGCTGTCCGGCTACATCACCGAAGAGAAGCTGGCAATTGCCAGAAACCACCTGTGGCCCAAGCTGCTGAAGAATGCCGGACTGAAAAAGGCTCAACTGAAAATTTCTGACGCCACTCTGAAAGTGCTGATAGAAGGCTATGCCCGTGAAGCGGGTGTTCGTCATCTGGAAAAACTGCTGCAGAAAATCATTCGCAAAGCCGTGGTAGTACTGCTGAAAGGCAAACAGAAGAGCCTGAGCGTTACCATCAAAAGCCTTGAGGAATATCTGGGCGCACCCTACTTCCGTAAAGAGAAAGCCATTGACGGTATTGGCGTGGTAACCGGGCTGGCCTGGACCTCCATGGGCGGTGCCACCCTTCCCGTGGAAGCGGGGCTGGTGCATCGTCAACGGGCCGGATTCAAACTGACGGGCAAGCTGGGCGATGTGATGAAAGAATCGGCTGAAATTGCCTACAGCTATGTTTCCAGCCAGACCAGCCAGTTCGGTGCCGATGAAAAGTTTTTTGAAAAAGCCTTTATCCACCTGCATGTACCTGAGGGCGCTACCCCTAAAGACGGTCCCAGCGCAGGCGTGACAATGGCGACCGCCCTGATCTCACTGGCGCAGGGAAAAAAGCCCAGATCGGTCGCCATGACCGGAGAGCTGACCCTGACAGGTCGGGTACTGGCTGTCGGAGGTATTCGCGAGAAAGTGATTGCAGCCCGCAGACAGGGCATTTCAGAACTGATTCTGCCAGAGGAAAACCGTCGAGATTACGACGAACTGCCTGACTACATTCGCTCAGGAATGAACGTGCATTTCGCAAGCGTTTACAACGATGTCTATCAGCTGATGTTTGCGAGAAAAGCTGCACGCAAAACAACGAAAAAGAAAAACAGAAGCTAA
- a CDS encoding DUF924 family protein: protein MNSQQVLDFWFGGEALGKAQLKRWWHKDSDVDAEITSRFRELVNDVHQGLGDKWSERAEGRLAAIICLDQFPRNMFRDQPQAFQYDQKALELCRQGLESGAYQELPLLWQSFFFMPLMHSEDLADQNDCVKQFTRLTDQADGSLKEYLSGSLDFARQHRDIVQKFGRYPHRNAILGRESSEEELAFLQQPGSSF from the coding sequence ATGAACAGTCAGCAGGTTCTGGATTTCTGGTTTGGCGGCGAGGCTCTAGGAAAGGCGCAGCTTAAACGCTGGTGGCATAAAGACAGTGATGTGGATGCAGAAATAACATCCCGGTTCCGGGAACTGGTTAATGATGTACATCAGGGGCTTGGCGATAAGTGGTCGGAAAGGGCTGAAGGTCGGTTAGCCGCGATCATCTGCCTTGATCAGTTTCCCCGCAATATGTTTCGTGACCAACCACAGGCTTTTCAGTATGACCAGAAAGCGCTTGAATTGTGCAGGCAAGGTTTAGAAAGCGGTGCTTATCAGGAGCTGCCGTTACTCTGGCAATCTTTCTTTTTTATGCCACTGATGCACAGCGAAGATCTGGCGGATCAGAATGACTGTGTTAAACAGTTTACCCGGCTGACCGACCAGGCTGACGGGTCACTGAAAGAGTATTTGTCCGGTTCTCTGGACTTTGCCAGACAGCATCGGGATATAGTGCAAAAGTTTGGTCGCTATCCTCACCGGAATGCCATTCTGGGCAGAGAGAGTTCTGAGGAAGAACTGGCATTTCTTCAGCAACCCGGCTCATCGTTTTAA